CGATAGCAGGGCGATAGCAGGGCAGTGGTGATCTGATCTGTGagataaattaaaaaaaaaggtttgGCCACTCGGTTGCTGAATTGGTTTTGAAAGTATACCAATAAGGAACGTTCCAGGAGGTTTACGACTGGGATTGTTTTTGTGAAAAATCTGAATTGAACTGACTGGTCGCAAGTACGACTGGTCAGGACTAAATAAGCTGAATCAGGGGCTAAGCTTTGTCGAAGCAGCCATAATCGCGGAATAGGAATTCGAGTGTGACCAGGACCAGATCGAATCTGGATCTGTGACTTGACTGAAGACCATAGACACAACGCCTTTTGAGGTGGCGAGCTGGTCAGAAGGAACCGGAAGAAATAAGCGGAAACAAGCAATAGAATTTGTTATAGCCAAACGGCCAAATTGCCGAGAACCAGAGAACCAGCTTCTGAAGACCAAGTAACTATTTGTCACTTGAAGAGAAACCCGAAGCGAGTGTGATTACTTGTCCCTTGAAGAGACACATAGCAGAGAGCAATTGAAGGGTGACTTTGGTCTTACTATTTTCATTAATTGTTTATTGCTGCTTACTGTCAACTGCACAACAAGTACAGAGTTACTACTACGAAGGAACTGACAAAGTCATTGACGGATTCATTCGAAAGCATAATAGGAGACTTCAGAGTCCACAAGGATCACAAACCTACTACAAGATCATAGACAGATACAATGGGAGACGAACTGCCCCGGTTTCCCACGCCAGGTGAGACTTTTGGAGTCCCCACGCCAATAAACGACAGACCAATTCGACGGTCAGGCACTGACGATTACTTCAACAGTGGAGGTATTCCTCCTTTACCTGTACACAGACAGAGACAGACTTCGGCTCCACATCCCACTGCCTACGACTATCAAGTACCATATCCAGATGGACAGGGCCAGTCTTCGATGTATGCTTCACAGTACGGACGGTCAGCTCCAGCACACACGAGTTCATATCCACCACCGCCGCCTCCTCCTAATATGGGAGGAAGTGGTGGAGGCGGTGGAGGAAATGGTGGAGGAGTTGCTGCACGACCTTCTCGTTCACCACGACAGTCTCCAAGAGGACCACAAGTGCCAATATCGACGCCAGAAGCCAATTTACGACAGTTATTTCACGATGTAGACAGAAACAAGAACGGCTATTTAACGGAATCAGAGCTCAAGAGCGCTCTTGTCAACGGAGACTATACCCGGTTCGACAGAGAGACAGTGCGACTGATGATTCGTATGTTCGATGTCAATGGCGATGGTGCTATTCAATACAACGAATTTGCTCAACTATGGCGATACCTGCACGAATGGCGAGTCATTTTCAACCGGTTCGACCGCGACAAGAGCGATtctatcagcatcaacgaGTTCCACACTGCACTCGTGGCGTTCGGATACTCGCTGTCCCAGCGATGCACCGAGTACATCTTCTCCATCTACGCCAAACTGGATCGTCGCGGCGTGGCCGTCATGTCCTTCGACGTGTTTGTCCAGTCGTGCATCCACATCAAAAGCGTCACCGAATCGTTCAAGAAGTTCGACACCGACCGCGACGGCTACATCACCCTCGCCTTCGAGCAGTTCCTTGTCGAGGTCTCTCGTTTACGCTAacattttcttctcctaTTTCTGTATAATAACCGGTTTTGCACACGCTCTACAActggacctgcctccggcggctggggcttcgccccagaccccacggctcctctcgcttcgctcgagtcgttctttCGAGGGGCCAGTCTGCCCCCGGCGGttggggcttcgccccagaccccttggCTCCTCGCCTCATTCGAGTTGTACAAGCTCTACTCGAAGCTGCCTGGTCAAAGCATCCCACGATGAATTGAAAGATCAAGCGATATCGTGACTTGAAGTACCAACTGTTTGATTGGCTACTACAGATAATCCTCTGCTTCTCCTGATAGCCCTTGTTCGCCAATTTTATCTCAGTAAAAGGACGATTTGTTGCGAGAGAGACACGGTCATCCTTCTTGAAGCACAATGTCGCCCGTAATCCCAGCAACTCAGATATTGAATTATTAACACCTGGTTACAGCTGCTGATAGATACCCACAGCATTGATCTGCTATAAACAGCTAGCTCGGGGAGGAGTGCTTCTCAGCAATATGAATAATACGTAGAAGCCCCAATCATCGTGGCACCATTCCTATGAATGAGATAATGACAGGGGCAGTTCAGATTACAGTTCACTGTTAATTTACTCCTGTTCAACCCCTGGCAAGTGGAAATCATTCCCATCCACCAcgcaaactcctgcgaagcaggagcaaccagggtctggggcggagccccagccgccggaggcaacagcGCACCCTAGTGTTTGATGCGATTCTATAAATTACACGGTCTCCACAGTGGTTTCAGGAGCTGGAGAGGCGGCTGGGGGTTGTGCGGGAGGGGCCGTTTGCAGCTCGAAGTAGGCAGGGCCGGAGTCGGAGATGTTGAGGTGGTAGCTGAGCCATTGTCCGACCAGGAGGACGACACGCTCGATGTGAGCAGTGATCCAGAGCTCGAATTTGCCGAGCAGTCGTTGGCGGCCCCATTCGACGGCACCGCATACACAGTAGACAGTTGCAGGGCCCATGATACAGAAAGGGTAGAATTCAGGGTTGTCGTAGTGGGCGGGACCACGGACCCACTCGTTCCAGATCTTGTTTCGCATGAACCGGTTGTCGTGAATGAGGTAGATTCCAAACGCAACACTGGCGCCAAGATTGACAGATGGACTCCAGAACTCGAGTCTTCCGACATATAAGAACATGAAAATACTGATAAGCAGTCCCAAAGGTGCAGAGTTACTGATCATCAGGAACTTGGGTCCTCCATGGTGATTAACCCATTCGTATGGAACCACTGAAAAGTAGTAGATAGTAAAGAAGTTGGTGAGCACGAGAATGGCGAGAATAACGCCAAAAGTGCGTGTTTGAACTTTGGCATATGCGTCTTGAAATAATCTGAAGTAGGACCCAAGGAGGTAGAGGAAGGTGAAGTATAATACATGGCTGTAGGCATAGTTGAAGGTGTAGTTGAACACACACAGGGTCATGAAAAATAGAAAGAGGATGCCCAAGAACTCTCCGTGGCTCATATTAGCAGCCATTTTACCGAGCGCTGGCGACATCAGCACTACAACCATATAGGTAGTAACAAACCAGTATCCGAAATAGAAGACTGGGAATATACTCTCCATGATATCGTGATACCACATGGGTCGTTGTAGccagagaaagaaaaagattcCCCATGAGTACATAATCACTTGCACCCAACTTCGCACCACCGAGGCTACTTTAGCAGGACGGCCGGCTAGGAAATAGCCCGTCAGCATCATAAACAGATCCACACCTACTTTACCACCACTGGCAACAATGTCAAGAAAGATCTGGCGATTATCGATATATTCCTTGTCAAACTTCCAGTGTGAGTGCACTGCAAAGTGGTGGTACACGATGAGAACCATGCTGATGACTCTCAGCAGTTCATAGTTGGATAATCTCTGGCGACTCATGCTGTGGTTCTTCTCtcaattttatttttaaagcGTTTGCTTGATTTCTGATCCCCAGATTTTCACTGAGTGAAATAACCGCCAGTTTCGCGATCAGTACTAATATGGTCCAACAGGATAGTCACTGTTCACAGATCCCACTTCACAGATCAGATGAAAAATGCAATCTGAAGTTCGAATCCCTTATCGTAACAGTTTACAGACCCTGTATTACCTGGTACTACAGCTTTCACTCCGGAATAAACACTTCTCTCGCGTATTGAGTTCACGCTTAGACCACCGCCTGAGACACTGTTTTATATCTGCTGAGATAAGCCAGCCAGCTCGGATAGTCGAGCGCTTTAACGAATGTGTTGGTCGTGTAACTCCAATCTACAATCGACCCTGAAAAGACCAGATCTAATCACGAAATCTGATCTCAACAAATACCACTTGAAATCAGACTGTTTCAATCACTTGAAATCCAATGATCCCGATCTGACGCAACTTCTCCTTACGAATATGTTCAAGACCAAATCAAACTAGTgtgtttttctttctgatttattttctgattcagaacaaaaattcaaataaaaaaccaaaccagACTGGTGTAAAGATAATAGTCAGAACAGACGGATCTAATCTCAGTCTTAAACTAGCGACCTGCACATATGCGATCTCAACGAGGACACGCGAGACAAACTCAAGCTACAAAATTCTTGGCCGATCCCGATAATCAGTGATGTATTAAAAACAACCCAAACGCGTATCAGCAATCCCTACGTGGCAGACACGCTTCTTTCCTGAAAAAGTGACGCTACTTCACAAACAAGGGAATGCAATCAATCTCGCTAGCCCGCCAACCAGTGCCGCTGGCTGTCAGATACCACCCCTTCCTGCACATGTACACTGCTTAATTACGAGAGCGGACATTTCTTCCCGCAAACGTTTAACGTTTAACCTTAACTGGATCTTAGTTGCCGATCTCCTGCACCTCGGCTCGTGTATAAAAATGTCCTCTGGACGTGGTCACGGGGTGGTTCGGGGGGTGaggtatgcctccggcggctggggctccgccccagaccctggttgctcctctcgcttcgctcgagtcgggcgtggggtgGGAAAGGCACAGTTGGTGGGGTGGAGAGGGGGAGAGTGGCTGGACCCTGATCGTGTAAACGGGGTTTTGGCGCGATCAGGAGTATCTAGGGGTGAGGGAGGAGGGAGTTGTAGAGGTCATTCTGAGTGGATGTTTTTGTGGTAAAAGAGTGAATGAGGGAGTAAGTTGGGTGTACTTGAAatgccaagaaaaaaacctGGTTTGATTGACGTGTGTTTTGGTGGGACTGTGCAGGTGACCAGCGGACACTGCACATACCACTCGCTGGTTCAGCCAACTGGCTCGTGAGGTTTTCTGTAACCATGTGATTCTGGCTATGAGTTTTGTTTTAAGTAGCAGGTGTCAAGTGCCAAGAAATGAGTTCCTAGCGAGAGAAGAATGAACAGGAGTGGTTTTTGGGTTCTGCGGGAAAAGAAGACTGAGAACCCTCAATTTCGCTGAACCCGACCCAATCACAAGTCAGAAGTTTCCCCTTGAATCCAGCAGAACCCGttccccacgcccgactcgagcgaagcgagaggagccgcggggtctggg
The Sugiyamaella lignohabitans strain CBS 10342 chromosome A, complete sequence genome window above contains:
- the PEF1 gene encoding Pef1p (Penta-EF-hand protein; required for polar bud growth and cell wall abscission; binds calcium and zinc with different affinity; localizes to bud site in G1, bud neck in G2; binds to Sec31p and modulates COPII coat assembly; GO_component: GO:0005935 - cellular bud neck [Evidence IEA]; GO_component: GO:0005935 - cellular bud neck [Evidence IDA] [PMID 17640275]; GO_component: GO:0005934 - cellular bud tip [Evidence IEA]; GO_component: GO:0005737 - cytoplasm [Evidence IEA,IEA]; GO_component: GO:0005737 - cytoplasm [Evidence IDA] [PMID 14562095]; GO_component: GO:0005829 - cytosol [Evidence IDA] [PMID 22792405]; GO_component: GO:0005634 - nucleus [Evidence IEA,IEA]; GO_component: GO:0005634 - nucleus [Evidence IDA] [PMID 14562095]; GO_component: GO:0030427 - site of polarized growth [Evidence IDA] [PMID 17640275]; GO_function: GO:0005509 - calcium ion binding [Evidence IEA]; GO_function: GO:0005509 - calcium ion binding [Evidence IDA] [PMID 17640275]; GO_function: GO:0046872 - metal ion binding [Evidence IEA]; GO_function: GO:0008270 - zinc ion binding [Evidence IDA] [PMID 17640275]; GO_process: GO:0007120 - axial cellular bud site selection [Evidence IMP] [PMID 17640275]; GO_process: GO:0007121 - bipolar cellular bud site selection [Evidence IMP] [PMID 17640275]; GO_process: GO:0003400 - regulation of COPII vesicle coating [Evidence IDA,IMP,IPI] [PMID 22792405]); its protein translation is MGDELPRFPTPGETFGVPTPINDRPIRRSGTDDYFNSGGIPPLPVHRQRQTSAPHPTAYDYQVPYPDGQGQSSMYASQYGRSAPAHTSSYPPPPPPPNMGGSGGGGGGNGGGVAARPSRSPRQSPRGPQVPISTPEANLRQLFHDVDRNKNGYLTESELKSALVNGDYTRFDRETVRLMIRMFDVNGDGAIQYNEFAQLWRYLHEWRVIFNRFDRDKSDSISINEFHTALVAFGYSLSQRCTEYIFSIYAKLDRRGVAVMSFDVFVQSCIHIKSVTESFKKFDTDRDGYITLAFEQFLVEVSRLR